One Mesorhizobium sp. L-2-11 genomic region harbors:
- a CDS encoding ABC transporter ATP-binding protein, whose protein sequence is MTEAVIALKNVSLTLGEGASSVHVLKGVSLDVASGEATGIIGPSGSGKSTLLMVLAGLERVDSGTVRIAGELLNGKSEDTIASFRGRNIGIVFQSFHLIPNMTALENVAVPLELAGHADPFAVAARELEAVGLSDRVTHYPGELSGGEQQRVAIARALAPSPRILIADEPTGNLDQATGRQVADLLFAKAAERGMTLVLVTHDPALAARCSRQVSMRSGRIEDAPESAPKPGKVPA, encoded by the coding sequence TTGACAGAAGCCGTCATCGCGCTGAAAAATGTTTCGCTGACGCTCGGCGAAGGTGCGTCTTCCGTTCATGTGCTGAAAGGCGTCAGCCTCGACGTGGCGAGTGGCGAGGCGACCGGCATCATCGGTCCGTCGGGCTCGGGAAAGTCGACGCTGCTGATGGTCTTGGCCGGGCTGGAAAGGGTCGATTCGGGTACGGTACGAATCGCCGGCGAATTGCTGAACGGCAAGAGCGAAGACACGATCGCATCGTTTCGCGGGCGAAACATTGGCATCGTCTTCCAGTCTTTCCACCTGATTCCCAACATGACGGCGCTCGAAAACGTCGCAGTGCCGCTGGAACTAGCCGGCCATGCCGATCCGTTCGCGGTGGCGGCGCGGGAGCTCGAGGCGGTGGGCTTGAGCGACCGCGTCACTCACTATCCCGGCGAATTGTCCGGCGGCGAACAGCAGCGTGTGGCGATCGCCCGGGCGCTGGCGCCTTCGCCGCGCATCCTGATCGCCGACGAGCCGACCGGCAATCTGGACCAGGCAACGGGACGGCAGGTCGCCGATCTTCTGTTCGCCAAAGCGGCCGAGCGCGGCATGACGCTGGTGCTGGTCACCCACGATCCGGCGCTCGCCGCACGTTGCTCCCGACAGGTGTCGATGCGGTCGGGCCGGATCGAGGATGCGCCAGAATCAGCACCAAAGCCCGGCAAGGTGCCGGCCTGA
- a CDS encoding ABC transporter permease yields the protein MPLSRTLKLAFRFSLREMRGGLSGFLIFLACIALGVAAIGGVNSVARAITAGVANEGQSLLGGDLRFELNQRAATQAEHVFLDGLGTVSHSANMRSMARLEDGSDQALVEAKAVDGAYPLYGALETEPALSKQELFGEKSGVFGAAAPDLLFERLGLGVGDRLKLGSATFELRARLVSEPDAVSDGFGFAPRLMISTDGLAASGLIQPGSLVENAYKVRLPGGTGEAGIKAIQDQAAEDFPESGWSIRTRSNAAPALSSNIERFSQFLTLVGLTALVVGGVGVANAVRAYLDGKRGVIATFKSLGASGGFVFTVYLVQILMIAGLGITVGLVLGALMPFAASAVLQSVIPVPAEGGFYPGALGMAALFGLLVTLAFTLLPLGRARDVPATALFREMGFEGRGFPRPLYMAAALGIALLLAALAILFSGDRYIASIFVGATIFAFLVLRLVGALVQWAAKKSPRVGSTVLRLAIGNIHRPGALTPSVVLSLGLGLTLLVTLALIDGNLRRQISGSLPERAPNFFFVDIQSSDVEAFSALVGREAPQGTLMKVPMLRGRIMALNGVDVDKVKVPAEGAWVLRGDRGLTYEARIPANATLTEGAWWPDDYAGEPLVSFSAEEGKEIGLKLGDTVTVNVLGRNVTAKIANFRQVEWETMGINFVMVFSPSTFAGAPHSWLATLTEKGASPADDARLLNAVTRAFPAVTTVRVRDALDIVNRLVAQLGTAIRAAAGVALIASVLVLAGALAAGNRARIHDAVVLKTLGATRKTLIAAFSLEYMLIGLATAIFALAAGGISAWFVVARVMTLPSHFMPEVAVATILFALLVTVGIGLAGTWRVLGHKAAPVLRNL from the coding sequence ATGCCGCTGTCGCGCACGCTGAAGCTCGCCTTCCGCTTCTCGCTGCGCGAGATGCGCGGTGGGCTGTCCGGCTTCCTGATCTTCCTTGCCTGCATTGCGCTTGGCGTCGCGGCGATCGGCGGCGTCAATTCGGTGGCCCGGGCGATTACCGCCGGCGTCGCCAACGAAGGCCAGTCGCTGCTCGGCGGCGACCTTCGTTTCGAGCTCAATCAGCGCGCCGCGACGCAAGCCGAACACGTCTTTCTTGACGGGCTGGGCACGGTCTCGCACAGCGCCAACATGCGCTCGATGGCGCGGCTCGAGGACGGCTCCGATCAGGCGCTGGTCGAGGCCAAGGCGGTCGATGGAGCCTATCCGCTCTATGGCGCGCTGGAGACCGAGCCGGCGCTGTCGAAGCAGGAATTGTTCGGCGAAAAATCCGGTGTTTTCGGCGCTGCCGCACCCGACCTTTTGTTCGAGCGGCTGGGCCTTGGGGTCGGCGACCGGCTGAAGCTGGGCAGCGCCACATTCGAACTGCGCGCCAGGCTCGTCAGCGAACCGGACGCGGTGTCCGACGGCTTCGGCTTTGCGCCGCGGCTGATGATCTCGACGGACGGGCTTGCCGCTTCCGGTTTGATCCAGCCCGGCAGCCTGGTCGAGAACGCCTACAAGGTCCGCCTGCCCGGCGGCACCGGCGAGGCGGGCATAAAAGCCATTCAGGATCAGGCGGCGGAGGATTTTCCCGAGTCCGGCTGGTCGATCCGCACGCGCAGCAACGCAGCACCGGCGTTGTCCTCCAACATCGAACGGTTTTCGCAGTTCCTGACGCTGGTCGGGCTGACGGCGCTGGTGGTCGGCGGCGTCGGCGTCGCCAATGCGGTGCGCGCCTATCTAGACGGCAAGCGCGGCGTCATCGCCACCTTCAAGAGCCTGGGGGCTTCGGGCGGTTTCGTCTTTACCGTCTATCTGGTGCAGATCCTGATGATCGCCGGGCTCGGCATCACGGTCGGCCTTGTGCTTGGCGCGCTGATGCCGTTTGCGGCGAGCGCGGTACTCCAGTCGGTCATTCCGGTGCCGGCGGAAGGTGGGTTCTATCCCGGCGCACTCGGCATGGCGGCACTGTTCGGACTGCTTGTGACGCTGGCTTTCACCTTGCTGCCGCTCGGCCGGGCGCGCGACGTGCCGGCGACGGCGCTGTTTCGTGAAATGGGTTTTGAGGGCCGCGGTTTTCCGCGTCCGCTCTACATGGCGGCGGCGCTCGGCATCGCGCTGCTGCTGGCGGCGCTGGCCATTCTGTTTTCCGGCGACCGCTACATCGCCTCGATCTTCGTCGGCGCCACCATTTTTGCTTTTTTGGTGCTGCGCCTTGTCGGCGCGCTGGTGCAGTGGGCCGCCAAGAAGAGCCCGCGCGTTGGCTCGACTGTGCTCAGGCTGGCCATCGGCAACATCCATCGGCCGGGCGCCTTGACGCCATCGGTGGTGCTGTCGCTGGGGCTGGGGCTGACGCTTCTGGTGACACTGGCGCTGATCGACGGCAATCTCAGACGGCAGATTTCCGGCAGCCTGCCGGAACGGGCGCCGAACTTCTTCTTCGTCGACATCCAGAGCAGCGATGTCGAAGCGTTCTCGGCGCTGGTCGGCAGGGAGGCGCCGCAAGGCACGTTGATGAAGGTGCCGATGCTGCGCGGCCGCATAATGGCGCTGAACGGCGTCGACGTCGACAAGGTCAAGGTGCCGGCGGAAGGGGCCTGGGTGCTGCGCGGCGATCGCGGGCTGACCTATGAGGCCAGAATTCCTGCGAATGCGACGCTGACCGAAGGCGCATGGTGGCCGGACGATTATGCCGGCGAGCCATTGGTGTCGTTTTCGGCCGAGGAAGGCAAAGAGATCGGGCTGAAACTCGGCGATACCGTCACCGTCAACGTGCTTGGCCGCAACGTGACGGCGAAGATCGCCAATTTCCGCCAGGTCGAGTGGGAGACGATGGGCATCAATTTCGTCATGGTGTTCTCGCCCAGCACATTTGCCGGCGCGCCGCACAGCTGGCTGGCGACGCTGACCGAAAAGGGCGCGTCGCCGGCCGACGATGCCCGTCTTCTCAACGCCGTCACCCGTGCCTTTCCCGCGGTGACGACAGTCAGGGTCAGGGACGCGCTCGACATCGTCAACCGGCTGGTGGCGCAACTCGGCACCGCGATCAGGGCTGCGGCCGGCGTGGCGTTGATCGCCTCGGTGCTGGTGCTGGCCGGGGCGTTGGCGGCCGGCAACCGCGCCCGCATCCACGATGCGGTGGTGCTGAAGACGCTGGGCGCCACCAGGAAGACGCTGATCGCGGCCTTTTCGCTGGAATACATGCTGATCGGCCTCGCCACCGCGATCTTCGCGCTGGCGGCAGGCGGGATTTCGGCGTGGTTCGTTGTCGCGCGCGTCATGACGCTGCCGTCGCATTTCATGCCCGAAGTGGCGGTGGCGACCATCCTCTTTGCTTTGCTGGTCACGGTCGGCATCGGCCTGGCCGGCACCTGGCGGGTGCTCGGCCACAAGGCGGCGCCGGTGCTGCGCAATCTCTGA